One genomic segment of bacterium includes these proteins:
- a CDS encoding hydrogenase iron-sulfur subunit produces the protein MTESDTGGGSSMAPDEGSALALGVPGLGTQPGAMKEEAPLTPQVHGEWLLRVPERTFLYIDRLLTRLLPEPLNPMMQTGAVAITSLIIATVTGIILLIWYRPSVHFAYESVAAMTNSPFTAGLVRSLHRYSSDAAMFFGIVHALRVFVERRFTGPRWLAWVTGNLSMGVLWFVGWSGYWLVWDERAHRVAVGTARVLDVVPIFTDPLGRSFLADGSVNSLLFFVVFFVHMLLPLAAFLLLWIHLTRLSRPRFLTRTPLTLWTVGSLVLLSIVLPAENAAEAQMTAISQAFSMDWWYLLPLVLTDRLDGGALWAGLLVGGSVLMAVPWLLSAGGRRPAEVNGPKCNACKQCYEDCPYEAISMIPRQDEAMRFPIQAHVDPALCTGCGVCAGSCDSVAIGLDYLAVADQRKQLEAWVNEARDAGEVPFVALVCAESAAGILEVDDATGRCDQLPGFHVLRLPCAAWTHMLTVERLLRRGAEGVVIAGCAPGDCRSREGDEWLTARLEGSRSPSLRVDKVDPDRILVLALNRTRGKAFLSAARAFQESGTRREEVRPGGAVAGATALALGLVLALTLGVASDLGYAPPPTEASELVVTLKQPGMVSEDCHEFTPEELAELPIHMRREKKCERRRAPVRLRVTVDGKPMEATSHPPTGIWGDGSSVAVEVIPMSLGEHRVRVEIGNSLDLAEWQHATEETLVFSDDARRVVTFDRITGFAWE, from the coding sequence ATGACGGAATCGGATACCGGTGGCGGATCTTCGATGGCGCCGGATGAGGGCTCGGCTCTAGCGCTTGGCGTGCCCGGCTTGGGAACTCAGCCGGGGGCCATGAAGGAAGAAGCGCCGCTGACGCCGCAGGTCCACGGCGAGTGGTTGCTGCGTGTACCCGAGCGCACATTCCTCTACATCGATCGGCTGCTCACCCGGCTCCTTCCCGAGCCCCTGAATCCGATGATGCAGACCGGTGCGGTGGCCATTACATCCCTCATCATCGCCACCGTGACCGGGATCATCCTGCTGATCTGGTACCGGCCCAGCGTCCACTTCGCGTACGAGTCGGTCGCCGCGATGACGAACTCGCCCTTTACCGCGGGGCTGGTGCGATCCCTCCATCGCTACAGCTCCGATGCGGCGATGTTCTTTGGGATCGTGCACGCTCTGCGCGTCTTCGTCGAACGCCGCTTTACCGGACCGCGATGGTTGGCGTGGGTCACGGGGAACCTCTCCATGGGAGTCCTGTGGTTCGTGGGCTGGAGCGGCTACTGGCTGGTCTGGGACGAGCGCGCCCACCGGGTGGCTGTGGGGACCGCTCGCGTCCTCGACGTCGTGCCCATCTTCACGGATCCCCTTGGTCGATCCTTCCTGGCCGATGGCAGTGTGAATTCGCTGCTCTTCTTCGTGGTCTTCTTCGTTCACATGCTTCTGCCGCTAGCGGCATTCCTGTTGTTGTGGATCCACCTGACGCGTCTGTCGCGCCCCCGCTTCCTGACCCGGACGCCGCTGACCCTGTGGACCGTGGGCTCGCTGGTTCTGCTTAGCATCGTCCTTCCAGCTGAGAACGCTGCCGAAGCCCAGATGACGGCGATCTCGCAAGCCTTCAGCATGGATTGGTGGTACCTGCTGCCTCTGGTACTGACCGATCGTCTGGATGGCGGCGCTCTGTGGGCCGGGCTCCTGGTCGGAGGCAGTGTGCTGATGGCGGTGCCCTGGCTGTTGTCCGCGGGCGGCCGTAGGCCGGCCGAAGTGAACGGTCCAAAGTGCAACGCCTGCAAGCAGTGCTACGAAGATTGCCCCTATGAAGCCATCTCCATGATTCCGCGCCAGGATGAGGCGATGCGCTTCCCGATCCAGGCCCATGTGGATCCGGCGCTCTGCACCGGTTGTGGCGTGTGTGCCGGTTCCTGTGACAGTGTGGCGATCGGCCTGGATTACCTTGCTGTGGCCGATCAGAGGAAGCAGCTCGAGGCGTGGGTGAATGAGGCTCGCGACGCGGGGGAGGTGCCTTTCGTCGCGCTGGTTTGCGCCGAATCTGCAGCCGGCATCCTCGAGGTCGACGATGCCACCGGCCGCTGCGACCAGCTTCCGGGCTTCCACGTCCTTCGGCTCCCCTGCGCGGCCTGGACCCACATGCTCACGGTCGAGCGGCTCCTGCGCCGCGGCGCCGAAGGTGTCGTCATCGCGGGCTGTGCTCCCGGCGATTGCCGCAGCCGCGAAGGAGACGAGTGGCTGACAGCCAGGCTCGAGGGAAGTCGCTCACCCTCGCTTCGCGTCGACAAGGTCGACCCCGACCGGATCCTCGTGCTCGCGCTGAATCGGACCCGCGGCAAGGCGTTCCTCTCGGCGGCTCGCGCCTTCCAGGAGTCCGGCACTCGCCGGGAAGAGGTACGGCCGGGTGGTGCCGTTGCGGGTGCTACGGCTCTCGCACTCGGGCTGGTTCTCGCCCTGACTCTCGGTGTGGCAAGTGACCTTGGTTATGCCCCGCCGCCGACAGAGGCCTCGGAGCTCGTCGTGACCCTCAAGCAGCCAGGAATGGTGAGCGAGGATTGCCACGAGTTCACGCCCGAAGAATTGGCCGAGCTCCCCATCCATATGCGACGCGAGAAGAAATGCGAGCGGAGGCGTGCGCCCGTGCGTCTGCGCGTCACCGTCGATGGAAAACCGATGGAAGCTACCAGCCATCCGCCGACGGGGATCTGGGGCGATGGGAGCAGTGTCGCTGTCGAGGTGATCCCCATGTCCCTGGGCGAGCACCGGGTGCGCGTGGAAATCGGGAATTCCCTGGATCTCGCCGAATGGCAGCATGCGACGGAGGAAACGCTGGTTTTCAGCGACGACGCCCGCCGCGTGGTGACCTTCGACCGTATCACCGGCTTCGCATGGGAGTAG
- a CDS encoding alpha/beta fold hydrolase produces the protein MAETKPAERGDATGGLLGGLIAAVQNGLEIARFGGLEEREPSPHEVVEEGRHHRLRHYFPGQRSDAGPAALLVPPLMLSAEVWDVAPESSAVAALFEGGADPWVVDFGSPETEEGGLDRTLEDHVVAVSEAVDAVRAATGRDVHLMGYSQGGMFCYQAAAYRCALSDQDPGVASLVTFGSPVDMHRRLPLGVPADLIADLIDNLSRAQASIFPNGIPSWATRLGFQLMDPVKTVQQRIDFAKQLADREALQQREGMRRFLGSEGWVAFPGPALRDAMKQLVAHNRLLQGGFVIDGHSVTLASIQCPILAFTGTTDSLAPAPTVRGIVPAAPQADAFEVSLSAGHFGLVVGSRSMEITWPTVCGWLEWQEGRGRLPEVVTPMAAPRDRESGTSTIDNVTEGLSVAFDLSRDLLGNLPKLASQQVGFLGRMAETIFPQLPRLGRLDDMRRDTAVSMAQALAERAKNSPDSTFFLFEGRAHSYQAANERIDNIVRGFIQCGVRQGQHVGVLMDTRPSAVAATVALSRLGAVAVMLQPDVPLAAQLAVAPVDHLLADPERGAAAASSYGSDVLVLGGGGDARELGPGLIDMEAIDPAQVALPGWYEPDVGMAGEVAMILITGDGDRLGINRVTNRRWATSAYGTASACALGPGDTVYCCSPTYHATGIMVCVGGALVSGARLAMATPSAAPGAELGHVDLDRFWGDVRRYGVNVVGYSGSMLGALVSGPEHPTERSSPIQLFAGSGIPKGIWKRLTARFENTRVVEFFASTEGNAVLVNVTGRKIGSVGRPLPGGAELSVAAWDLDAGELIREESGLAKRCPRGEIGLLLAHVDRGRGEMVGRPMRGVFEAGDAWLRTGALMRVDKDGDYWLVDTLANLIQGPAGAVPALPIENVLTTELEFVDEAAVYGLKLQGLEHEVPTAALTLRAGSKLDPLALRRKIQNRLVGPHRPLVIRVLAELPKTAGQRVFKGPLREEGLGLEAGGGETLWWAPGEEAYMPLSPGDVEQLIESVRNG, from the coding sequence ATGGCGGAAACGAAACCGGCGGAACGAGGCGATGCGACTGGCGGCTTGCTAGGCGGATTGATCGCAGCGGTCCAGAACGGCCTGGAGATCGCAAGGTTTGGCGGGCTCGAAGAGCGCGAGCCTTCGCCCCATGAGGTCGTCGAAGAAGGACGGCACCACCGGCTGCGACACTATTTTCCCGGTCAACGCTCGGACGCTGGACCGGCCGCCCTGCTCGTCCCGCCGCTGATGCTCTCAGCCGAGGTCTGGGACGTGGCTCCCGAGTCGAGCGCAGTCGCGGCGCTCTTCGAGGGTGGCGCCGATCCGTGGGTGGTCGATTTCGGCTCACCAGAGACCGAAGAAGGCGGCCTCGATCGGACCTTGGAGGACCACGTCGTAGCCGTCAGCGAGGCGGTGGATGCCGTGCGCGCCGCGACGGGACGCGACGTCCACCTGATGGGCTACTCCCAGGGAGGCATGTTCTGCTACCAGGCGGCGGCCTACCGCTGTGCGCTTTCGGATCAGGATCCCGGCGTCGCCTCATTGGTGACGTTCGGCAGCCCGGTCGACATGCACCGCAGGCTTCCCTTGGGCGTACCGGCGGATTTGATTGCCGATCTGATCGACAACCTGAGTCGCGCACAAGCTTCGATCTTCCCGAATGGTATTCCCTCGTGGGCAACCCGCCTGGGCTTCCAGCTGATGGATCCGGTCAAGACGGTTCAGCAGCGCATCGATTTTGCGAAACAACTGGCAGACCGCGAAGCCCTCCAGCAACGCGAGGGCATGCGCCGCTTTCTCGGGTCCGAGGGTTGGGTCGCCTTCCCGGGGCCCGCACTCCGGGACGCGATGAAGCAGTTGGTCGCCCACAACCGCCTGCTGCAAGGTGGCTTCGTGATCGACGGGCACAGCGTCACTCTCGCGAGTATCCAGTGCCCGATCCTCGCCTTCACGGGAACCACCGACTCCCTGGCTCCGGCCCCTACCGTGCGAGGCATCGTTCCGGCGGCGCCCCAGGCCGATGCGTTCGAGGTCAGCCTGTCCGCCGGCCACTTCGGACTCGTCGTTGGCTCCCGTTCGATGGAGATCACGTGGCCGACGGTCTGTGGATGGCTCGAATGGCAGGAAGGCCGGGGGCGGCTCCCAGAAGTCGTCACACCGATGGCAGCACCACGCGACCGGGAGAGTGGAACCAGCACAATCGACAACGTGACCGAAGGCCTGAGCGTGGCATTCGACCTGAGCCGAGATCTGCTCGGGAATCTGCCGAAGCTTGCGAGCCAGCAGGTCGGGTTCCTGGGCCGGATGGCCGAAACGATCTTTCCTCAGCTCCCGCGCCTCGGACGCCTCGATGACATGCGCCGCGACACGGCTGTCAGCATGGCGCAGGCCCTTGCGGAGCGAGCCAAGAATTCGCCCGACAGCACATTCTTCCTGTTCGAGGGCCGCGCCCATAGCTACCAGGCCGCCAATGAGCGCATCGACAACATCGTTCGCGGTTTCATTCAATGTGGCGTTCGTCAAGGTCAACACGTCGGCGTGCTGATGGACACACGGCCGAGTGCCGTGGCGGCCACGGTGGCACTCTCGCGGCTCGGCGCCGTTGCGGTGATGCTCCAGCCAGATGTCCCGCTTGCGGCCCAACTTGCCGTGGCTCCGGTAGACCATCTCCTGGCCGATCCAGAGCGCGGGGCGGCCGCCGCCTCGTCCTACGGAAGCGACGTACTCGTCCTCGGTGGTGGTGGCGATGCGCGGGAGCTCGGGCCTGGCCTGATCGACATGGAGGCCATCGATCCGGCGCAGGTCGCCCTGCCCGGATGGTACGAGCCCGACGTGGGGATGGCCGGCGAGGTCGCGATGATCTTGATCACTGGCGACGGGGACCGGCTGGGAATCAACCGCGTGACGAACCGACGCTGGGCGACTTCCGCCTACGGGACAGCCTCCGCCTGCGCGCTCGGCCCGGGAGACACGGTCTACTGCTGCTCGCCCACGTATCACGCAACGGGCATCATGGTCTGCGTCGGAGGAGCTCTCGTAAGTGGTGCCCGCCTGGCCATGGCGACACCGAGCGCGGCTCCGGGTGCAGAGCTCGGCCACGTCGATCTCGACCGGTTCTGGGGCGACGTGCGACGCTACGGCGTGAACGTCGTCGGTTATAGCGGAAGCATGCTAGGCGCGTTGGTTTCCGGACCAGAGCACCCCACGGAACGCTCTTCACCGATCCAGCTCTTTGCCGGAAGCGGAATACCGAAGGGCATCTGGAAACGCCTCACAGCCCGATTCGAGAACACCCGGGTCGTCGAGTTCTTCGCCTCGACCGAAGGCAACGCGGTACTGGTCAACGTGACCGGCCGAAAGATCGGCTCGGTGGGACGACCCCTCCCCGGAGGCGCCGAGCTCTCCGTGGCGGCGTGGGACCTGGATGCAGGTGAGCTGATTCGAGAAGAAAGCGGCCTTGCCAAACGCTGCCCACGCGGCGAGATCGGCCTGTTGCTGGCCCATGTGGACCGGGGGCGCGGCGAGATGGTGGGACGGCCGATGCGCGGGGTCTTCGAGGCGGGGGATGCGTGGCTCCGCACAGGCGCCCTGATGCGCGTCGACAAGGACGGCGACTACTGGCTCGTCGATACCCTGGCAAACCTGATCCAGGGGCCAGCCGGCGCCGTTCCAGCGCTTCCGATCGAGAACGTGCTCACGACAGAGCTCGAGTTCGTCGACGAGGCCGCGGTCTACGGCCTGAAGCTGCAAGGCCTCGAACACGAGGTTCCGACGGCCGCTCTCACCTTGCGTGCCGGCAGCAAGCTCGACCCCCTCGCACTTCGAAGGAAGATCCAGAATCGCCTGGTCGGGCCCCATCGCCCGCTGGTGATACGCGTCCTCGCCGAACTCCCCAAGACCGCCGGCCAGCGCGTGTTCAAGGGACCTCTGCGCGAAGAGGGTCTCGGACTCGAGGCAGGCGGCGGTGAGACGTTGTGGTGGGCTCCAGGCGAAGAAGCCTATATGCCGCTTTCGCCCGGCGACGTCGAGCAGTTGATCGAGAGCGTACGGAACGGCTGA
- a CDS encoding peroxiredoxin family protein: MRRWEELRPELDKMNVQLITLCTDSPEQIRKGKTKHGLQAVMLSDQDLSVTRRFNLENTARMVKPPGVVGLPIPTSILTDASGVVRWIDQSADYQVRSQPDRVLAALKAALP; encoded by the coding sequence TTGCGGCGATGGGAGGAGCTACGGCCCGAACTCGACAAGATGAATGTCCAGCTCATCACGCTTTGCACCGATAGTCCCGAACAGATTCGCAAGGGGAAGACGAAACACGGCCTCCAGGCCGTGATGCTTTCGGATCAGGATCTCAGCGTGACGCGCCGATTCAACCTCGAAAACACGGCAAGAATGGTGAAGCCGCCGGGCGTCGTAGGGTTGCCGATCCCGACCTCGATCCTCACCGATGCCAGCGGCGTCGTTCGCTGGATCGACCAGAGCGCGGACTACCAGGTGCGTTCGCAGCCGGATCGCGTGCTCGCAGCATTGAAGGCGGCACTTCCCTGA
- a CDS encoding CBS domain-containing protein: MQVSDVMRRAVVTVRPSDTLPRLEEVLSRNRITGAPVVDDGKVVGVISRSDVIRQLELERSRFEDSSWYFEAFDSEQRSAQLDKEIEIAIGARHSAVQVRELMTSEVLSIGGDASLSAAARSMVERRVHRLLVMEGGELVGLVSSLDLLGGLADSKG, translated from the coding sequence ATGCAGGTATCCGATGTCATGCGGCGTGCAGTCGTGACGGTTCGACCGAGCGACACGCTCCCTCGGCTCGAGGAGGTGCTCTCGCGGAACCGCATCACCGGCGCCCCGGTCGTCGATGATGGGAAAGTCGTAGGTGTCATTTCTCGCAGCGATGTCATCCGCCAACTCGAACTGGAGCGCTCGCGCTTCGAAGACTCCTCCTGGTACTTCGAGGCGTTCGATTCCGAGCAGCGCAGCGCTCAGCTGGACAAGGAGATCGAGATCGCGATCGGCGCACGTCACAGTGCCGTCCAGGTTCGCGAGCTGATGACATCCGAAGTGCTCTCGATCGGGGGGGACGCGAGTCTCTCGGCTGCGGCCCGGAGCATGGTGGAACGCCGCGTTCATCGTCTGCTGGTGATGGAAGGTGGAGAGCTGGTGGGCCTCGTCTCCAGCCTGGATCTTCTCGGCGGCCTGGCGGATTCGAAGGGGTGA
- a CDS encoding SCO family protein: MSQVSLGEVAAGRPRKGLVGLVNGFSDLLVGGRFGAFALALLVLYEGALLALLWLPGADTGLGAFAEEFRVWCYGYNQVTGQADYGYVSALLAGPLVLSAAVALVWGSALRELFATPRAFVGPIASAAVTVVCVVGSFVMLGIEPTGASSAPIAFPAESLRTQLNPPEIHLQNQLGQVVDLAELRGKVVLVTAIYASCPHTCPLILAQTKRAIAALPPDTPLEDLRVIGVTMDPERDTVAALAEFAELQELALPTYQFATGEPDVVEGTLDRMGISRRRDPETGIIEHANLFLLVDRSGKLAYRFTLGDRQERWLVEAVGLLLGESAAAS, from the coding sequence GTGAGCCAGGTTTCGCTGGGAGAGGTTGCTGCAGGGCGGCCGCGAAAGGGGCTGGTCGGGCTCGTCAACGGGTTCTCGGACCTCCTCGTTGGCGGCCGGTTCGGCGCATTCGCCCTGGCTCTCCTCGTATTGTACGAGGGGGCTCTCCTGGCATTGCTATGGCTACCTGGGGCTGATACGGGCCTGGGCGCCTTCGCGGAGGAATTCCGCGTCTGGTGTTACGGGTACAATCAGGTCACCGGCCAGGCGGATTACGGATACGTGTCGGCGCTGCTCGCGGGGCCTCTGGTCCTGAGCGCCGCTGTCGCGTTGGTGTGGGGCAGCGCGCTTCGCGAGTTGTTTGCCACGCCCAGGGCGTTCGTCGGGCCGATCGCCAGCGCTGCAGTGACGGTGGTCTGTGTGGTGGGTTCGTTCGTGATGCTCGGAATCGAACCGACGGGGGCGTCATCGGCGCCGATTGCCTTCCCGGCCGAGTCCCTGCGCACACAGCTCAATCCGCCTGAGATCCACCTGCAGAATCAACTCGGCCAGGTCGTCGACCTGGCCGAGTTGCGCGGGAAGGTGGTGCTCGTCACGGCGATCTACGCCAGCTGCCCGCACACCTGTCCGCTGATCCTCGCCCAGACCAAACGTGCGATTGCCGCGCTCCCGCCGGATACGCCCCTCGAGGATCTGCGGGTGATCGGTGTCACCATGGATCCGGAGCGCGATACGGTCGCGGCATTGGCCGAGTTCGCCGAATTGCAGGAACTGGCGCTACCGACCTACCAGTTCGCCACGGGTGAGCCGGACGTCGTCGAAGGCACGCTCGATCGAATGGGAATCTCACGCCGTCGAGACCCGGAGACCGGCATCATCGAGCACGCCAACCTCTTCCTGTTGGTCGATCGCTCTGGAAAGCTCGCTTATCGGTTCACCCTGGGTGACCGGCAGGAACGGTGGCTCGTGGAGGCGGTTGGCCTCCTGCTCGGCGAGTCCGCGGCGGCGAGCTAG
- the cyoE gene encoding protoheme IX farnesyltransferase: protein MPVSVHAEEPTRISEGNPVGFAASARRYLALTRPGVLGLVLLTVPPALLYGPEWPHALAIAGVLLGTTLIGGGCGALNAWYERSADARMERTRGRPLATGELSPAQALSFGVTISVLGTFVLLASGGWLAAGVGALSLFYYLVIYTAWVKPRSALSTVVGAVAGASPPLIGDAAVDGAIGFWGLALFAIVFVWQLPHVWAIALFRRDEYALAGFPMLPAVVGARSTRIHSLLWALALVPVTLVPWFAGPLGPVYATTALVGGLGFVLAISRAIKTGKDRDDRRVFRFSIVYMALLLGVMTIELLLRGFA, encoded by the coding sequence GTGCCGGTCTCCGTACACGCCGAAGAACCGACCCGGATCTCCGAAGGAAATCCAGTGGGTTTCGCGGCCTCGGCGCGAAGGTACCTCGCGCTGACCCGACCGGGTGTCCTCGGGCTGGTCCTGCTGACGGTGCCGCCCGCGTTGCTCTACGGGCCGGAGTGGCCTCATGCCCTGGCGATCGCCGGGGTCCTGTTGGGAACGACGTTGATAGGCGGGGGCTGTGGAGCCCTCAATGCCTGGTACGAGCGCAGTGCCGACGCGCGCATGGAACGCACCCGGGGGCGGCCCCTTGCAACAGGAGAATTGTCCCCCGCCCAGGCCCTGAGCTTCGGCGTAACGATCTCGGTCCTGGGAACCTTTGTGCTCCTGGCCTCTGGTGGATGGCTGGCCGCTGGGGTCGGTGCGCTCAGTCTGTTCTACTACCTCGTGATCTACACCGCGTGGGTGAAGCCGCGCAGTGCACTCAGCACCGTGGTCGGAGCCGTTGCTGGCGCCTCACCGCCCCTCATCGGAGATGCCGCCGTCGATGGAGCGATCGGGTTCTGGGGGCTTGCACTCTTCGCGATCGTCTTCGTCTGGCAGCTTCCCCATGTATGGGCGATCGCCCTGTTCCGCCGTGACGAGTACGCATTGGCCGGATTTCCGATGCTGCCGGCCGTAGTCGGAGCCCGTTCGACTCGGATCCACAGTCTTCTCTGGGCGCTTGCCCTGGTCCCCGTGACCCTCGTGCCCTGGTTCGCGGGCCCTCTGGGGCCGGTCTATGCGACGACCGCGCTCGTCGGAGGGCTCGGTTTCGTCCTCGCCATTTCGCGAGCGATCAAGACGGGCAAGGATCGGGATGATCGACGTGTGTTCCGATTCTCGATCGTGTACATGGCCCTCCTCCTGGGCGTGATGACGATCGAGTTGCTCTTGCGCGGGTTCGCCTAG
- a CDS encoding DUF2156 domain-containing protein, whose protein sequence is MKIEDRVLALLKLHSRHTTSFQILEPGYRYWFDGDDACVAYADTGRAWVAAGVPVAPERRLAAVTRRFIEAAEAHGRKARFFGVDEAFAATTGLQRTHIGEEPYWDPSAWDRVLASSKNLREQLRRARAKGIALRPVAANEISDLQSPTRTGIDVLIARWIASHALSEMKFMVLVHPFSHPEERRYVVAERDGVVIGFAAAVPVYGLEGWFVEDVIRDPDAPNGTAESLVDAMMRLLAAEGSRTATLGLAPLAGEVNTALRLTRNYTAALYNFGGVRAFKEKLRPARWEPVYLAYPHDHLGLWAIRDVLSAFAPGGLLRFGLNTLIHERGLATFGLCALLTPWTIAIALAPEGIWFPSRAVQLGWVGFDVVLIALLATLVQRWRPWLANFLFLLTTLDAGLTLLQFLTWNLTRTHGLGSWLLVVAGVLGPLIASAFFLATRRVAM, encoded by the coding sequence ATGAAGATCGAGGACCGTGTCCTCGCATTGCTGAAGCTTCACAGCCGTCACACCACGTCCTTCCAGATCCTGGAGCCGGGCTACCGGTACTGGTTCGATGGTGACGACGCGTGTGTGGCCTATGCGGATACTGGCCGCGCGTGGGTCGCTGCGGGCGTGCCCGTGGCGCCCGAACGCAGACTGGCCGCAGTGACGCGGCGATTCATCGAAGCGGCGGAGGCCCACGGACGAAAGGCCCGCTTCTTTGGCGTGGACGAAGCCTTTGCAGCGACGACGGGCCTGCAAAGGACGCATATCGGGGAGGAGCCCTACTGGGATCCCAGCGCCTGGGATCGGGTGCTCGCCAGCTCGAAGAACCTCCGAGAGCAGCTGCGACGCGCCCGCGCAAAGGGCATCGCGCTCCGTCCCGTGGCTGCGAATGAGATTTCCGACCTGCAGAGCCCGACACGCACGGGAATCGACGTCCTGATCGCCCGTTGGATTGCCTCCCATGCACTCAGCGAAATGAAGTTCATGGTGTTGGTGCATCCCTTCAGCCACCCGGAGGAGCGTCGCTACGTTGTGGCCGAACGCGACGGCGTCGTGATCGGCTTCGCTGCAGCCGTTCCCGTCTACGGCCTCGAAGGATGGTTCGTCGAGGACGTGATCCGCGATCCGGACGCTCCCAACGGAACTGCCGAATCCCTGGTGGATGCCATGATGCGCCTGCTCGCTGCGGAGGGCAGCCGCACAGCCACCCTCGGCCTGGCTCCCCTGGCAGGCGAGGTGAATACCGCTCTCCGCCTGACCCGGAACTACACGGCCGCGCTCTACAATTTCGGCGGTGTCCGGGCCTTCAAGGAGAAACTACGCCCGGCTCGCTGGGAGCCGGTCTACCTGGCCTATCCGCATGATCACCTGGGGCTCTGGGCGATCCGCGATGTGCTCTCGGCCTTCGCGCCAGGCGGCCTCCTGCGATTCGGCCTGAATACGCTGATTCACGAACGCGGCCTGGCCACATTCGGTTTGTGCGCGTTGCTCACCCCCTGGACGATTGCGATCGCCCTTGCCCCGGAAGGCATCTGGTTTCCGTCGCGCGCCGTACAGTTGGGCTGGGTTGGTTTCGACGTCGTGCTGATCGCATTGCTCGCCACATTGGTGCAACGCTGGCGCCCATGGCTCGCCAACTTCCTGTTCTTGCTGACGACCCTCGATGCAGGGCTGACCCTGCTTCAGTTCCTTACCTGGAACCTGACGCGCACCCATGGCCTTGGAAGCTGGCTCCTCGTCGTCGCGGGCGTTCTGGGGCCGCTCATTGCTTCCGCATTCTTCTTGGCAACCAGGCGAGTCGCGATGTGA